In Phaeobacter sp. A36a-5a, a single genomic region encodes these proteins:
- a CDS encoding sensor histidine kinase, translating to MKIVHIVNIFAAVVLLAAAASVSVAVWAARQSDLHNYRISLAHTSFEHHLKLAADTYLLFKRFGDLLLADDTGQVADITNISNRLQTHITNIRAAIEQEIELVGDEELAELMLLDKIEEIIDDILDLYRRAQSREAADGIGGDWRQVSLALNEDIKEDFRTLISTALTEEQEEVSRAEAEASAKMALVRMISFGLAVAFLCITAIALIVFRREFTRPLRQLLGGVRQFAAGDFSSRIALPGRSELSEIAGVLDEMSAVVSARTKNLTTQNEELEQAVRQRTETLEKLLTEARKSEQNRRQLLADVSHELRTPLTVIQGESDVALRGADKTVEEYKDALTKTRLAANHTANLISDLLFIARKESGSLELVRKPVDLIRLIHEVIALCGAEVGFEPQRDKVIVIADGQRIRQAVLALLENAKYHGGDMIAVTLQTHGDIVEIAVSDDGPGVDNAEKELAFERFFRGSNASGRYIEGLGLGLPIVRSIAEAHGGSARIFDRPTGGTTVVLTISTDADP from the coding sequence ATGAAAATAGTGCATATTGTCAATATTTTCGCGGCCGTGGTACTGCTGGCAGCCGCTGCCAGTGTGTCAGTTGCGGTCTGGGCCGCCAGACAAAGCGATCTGCACAATTACCGCATTTCGCTGGCTCACACCTCCTTTGAACACCATCTGAAACTGGCGGCAGACACCTATCTTCTGTTCAAGCGTTTTGGCGATCTGCTGCTGGCCGACGACACCGGGCAGGTGGCGGATATCACCAATATTTCCAACCGCCTTCAGACCCATATCACCAATATTCGCGCCGCCATTGAGCAGGAAATCGAGCTGGTCGGCGACGAGGAGCTGGCGGAGCTGATGCTGCTGGACAAGATTGAGGAGATCATTGACGACATCCTCGACCTTTACCGGCGGGCGCAGTCGCGCGAGGCCGCAGATGGCATCGGTGGCGACTGGCGCCAGGTGTCGCTGGCCCTCAACGAAGACATCAAGGAAGATTTCCGAACGCTGATCTCAACGGCGCTCACCGAAGAGCAGGAGGAAGTCTCAAGAGCCGAGGCCGAAGCCAGCGCAAAGATGGCGCTGGTGCGCATGATCTCCTTTGGGTTGGCGGTGGCCTTTCTCTGCATCACCGCCATCGCGCTGATTGTCTTTCGCCGCGAATTCACCCGCCCGTTAAGGCAGCTTCTGGGTGGTGTGCGGCAATTTGCGGCCGGGGATTTTTCCAGCCGGATCGCCCTGCCGGGGCGCAGCGAACTGTCGGAAATCGCCGGCGTTCTGGATGAAATGTCCGCAGTGGTCTCGGCCCGCACCAAAAACCTGACCACCCAGAACGAGGAACTGGAACAGGCCGTCCGCCAGCGTACCGAAACGCTGGAAAAACTGCTGACCGAGGCGCGAAAATCCGAACAGAACCGCCGCCAGCTGCTGGCAGATGTCAGCCATGAGCTGCGCACCCCGCTGACCGTCATTCAGGGCGAAAGTGACGTGGCGCTGCGCGGCGCCGACAAAACCGTCGAGGAATACAAGGACGCCCTGACCAAGACCCGGCTGGCCGCCAATCACACCGCCAATCTGATCAGCGACCTTCTGTTCATCGCGCGCAAGGAATCCGGCTCGCTTGAACTGGTCAGGAAACCCGTCGATCTGATCAGGCTGATCCACGAGGTGATCGCACTCTGCGGGGCCGAGGTGGGCTTTGAGCCGCAGCGCGACAAGGTGATCGTCATAGCCGATGGCCAGCGGATCCGTCAGGCCGTGCTCGCCCTGCTGGAAAATGCCAAATACCACGGCGGCGACATGATCGCCGTCACCCTTCAGACCCATGGCGATATCGTTGAGATTGCGGTGTCCGATGACGGGCCGGGCGTGGATAACGCGGAAAAGGAACTGGCCTTCGAGCGTTTCTTTCGCGGCTCCAACGCAAGCGGCCGCTATATCGAAGGGCTGGGCCTTGGTCTGCCGATCGTGCGCTCCATCGCCGAAGCCCACGGCGGCTCGGCGCGGATCTTTGATCGCCCAACGGGGGGCACAACGGTTGTGCTGACGATCTCCACGGATGCCGACCCATAG
- a CDS encoding formate/nitrite transporter family protein, with the protein MTKTPTFDAYKPAEIAALVETAGTAKARLPLPQMFVLAMLAGAFIGFGAAAYTMTLAGATPVTGPLRVLGGAVFSLGLILVVIAGAELFTGNVLMVIAAVDRRIPLRLLLRSWGVVYLGNLAGAAGLAAAFAVTGLLDGAMGTTAVGIAEAKAGLTPLEALMRGALCNALVCLAVWLSFAARTAAGKVLAILWPITAFVLLGLEHSIANMYFFPQGWAAGANVPLVAAAANLLWVTLGNIVGGAGGVALAYWFAFLGGTTQKPPVQSR; encoded by the coding sequence ATGACCAAAACGCCCACTTTTGACGCCTATAAACCCGCCGAAATCGCCGCATTGGTGGAAACAGCCGGCACCGCCAAGGCGCGGCTGCCGCTGCCCCAGATGTTCGTGCTGGCGATGCTGGCGGGCGCCTTTATCGGATTTGGGGCGGCGGCCTATACGATGACCCTCGCAGGTGCGACCCCTGTGACCGGACCGCTCCGCGTGCTGGGTGGCGCGGTGTTCTCGCTTGGGCTGATCCTTGTGGTGATTGCCGGGGCGGAGCTGTTCACCGGCAACGTGCTGATGGTGATCGCCGCGGTGGACCGCAGGATCCCGCTGCGCCTGCTGTTGCGCAGCTGGGGCGTGGTCTATCTCGGCAATCTCGCGGGCGCGGCCGGGCTGGCGGCCGCCTTTGCCGTGACCGGGCTGCTGGATGGTGCGATGGGCACAACCGCCGTCGGCATCGCCGAGGCGAAGGCCGGGCTGACCCCGCTTGAGGCCCTTATGCGCGGCGCGCTGTGCAATGCGCTGGTCTGCCTAGCCGTCTGGCTGTCCTTTGCCGCCCGCACCGCTGCGGGCAAGGTTCTGGCCATCCTCTGGCCGATCACCGCCTTTGTGCTGCTGGGGCTCGAACACTCCATCGCCAATATGTATTTCTTCCCGCAAGGCTGGGCCGCAGGGGCCAATGTCCCGCTTGTCGCAGCGGCCGCCAACCTGCTTTGGGTCACGCTGGGCAATATCGTGGGCGGCGCGGGCGGCGTCGCTCTGGCCTATTGGTTCGCCTTCCTCGGGGGCACCACGCAGAAGCCACCCGTGCAAAGCCGCTGA
- a CDS encoding cation-translocating P-type ATPase, with protein MEHPVQDNGGERLGGLTRQQAEAARRTHGWNELPQSRRTGPLRVFLRQFSNFLVLILIAAGTIAFTLGEYADTLAIGLVIGLNGVLGFVQEWRAETALESLRSMLSPQALAVRDGREQVIAARELVPGDLIILEAGARVPADARLHEAAGLRLDESALTGESVPVDKAPGTDTAEVFAGTVVAAGRALALVTATGTRTAFGEIAALTGAVGLKKTNLQVQLGRLARQLGFAALAVAAAILALGLYMGRDAAEMFMTGLSLSVAMVPEGLPAVVTITLALGAAAMVRRQALARRLQAVETLGAASVICTDKTGTLTENKMTATRVWTLDRIYQVTGTGYDPAGHIAHGGAVTGAREDAVLAELLAAGLTCTHASLHREGDHWQMTGAPTEGALVTLGYKGWAELPPPDAVLAELPFSSERKRMSVLVKDGGGEKVLTKGAPEQVLGLCTRVLAQDGPRVLGAGERAAITEAYEAMAAEGLRVIGLATGAAQGGGIAEQDMTFLGLAGLIDPPRPEVRAAIAAARSAGIRVIMITGDSPLTAGAIARQLGLPAAKILTGDALEALEDAELDQLLQQDVLFARTRPAHKMRIVSALQGQHQIVAMTGDGVNDAPALKQADIGVSMGVRGTDVAKDASDLVLLDDNFATIVRAIGEGRRQFTNVRKFVRYLLSSNAGEVIALLINILIGGPLIFLATQILWMNLVTDGVTAVALGLEKGEPDQMQHPPRGKDSPIVGKAGLLTILALGLYTGLASLWLFLHLLDGNEDLARTAAFTAMVVFEKASVFAFRSLHLPCWRIGVFSNPLLLAALVVTIGAQVAAVYWPPLQVMLHTVPLQGEHWGLIALLVLPILLVPEGLKTLRYLSGQRQRRAAAAA; from the coding sequence ATGGAACACCCGGTTCAGGACAATGGTGGCGAGCGGCTCGGCGGGCTGACGCGGCAGCAGGCGGAGGCGGCGCGCCGGACGCATGGCTGGAATGAGTTGCCGCAGAGCAGGCGGACCGGGCCGCTGCGGGTGTTCCTGCGCCAGTTCAGCAATTTTCTGGTGCTGATCCTGATTGCAGCCGGGACTATCGCCTTCACGCTGGGCGAATATGCCGACACGCTGGCGATCGGGCTGGTGATCGGTCTGAACGGGGTTCTGGGTTTTGTGCAGGAATGGCGGGCGGAAACCGCGCTGGAAAGCCTGCGCAGTATGCTGTCGCCGCAGGCGCTGGCGGTGCGGGACGGGCGCGAGCAGGTGATCGCCGCGCGCGAGCTGGTGCCGGGCGATCTGATCATCCTGGAGGCGGGGGCCCGGGTGCCCGCTGATGCGCGCCTGCACGAAGCTGCGGGGCTGCGGCTGGATGAAAGTGCGCTGACCGGGGAATCGGTGCCGGTGGACAAGGCGCCCGGCACGGACACTGCGGAGGTGTTTGCCGGAACAGTGGTGGCGGCGGGCCGCGCGCTGGCGCTGGTCACGGCCACGGGAACGCGCACCGCCTTTGGCGAAATTGCGGCGCTGACCGGGGCAGTGGGGCTGAAGAAAACCAATTTGCAGGTGCAGCTGGGCCGGCTGGCGCGGCAGCTGGGGTTTGCGGCGCTGGCGGTGGCGGCGGCGATTCTGGCGCTGGGGCTTTATATGGGGCGGGACGCGGCGGAGATGTTCATGACCGGCCTGTCGCTGTCGGTGGCGATGGTGCCCGAAGGGCTGCCTGCGGTGGTCACCATCACCCTGGCGCTGGGGGCGGCGGCGATGGTGCGCAGACAGGCGCTGGCGCGGCGGTTGCAGGCGGTGGAAACACTGGGCGCGGCCTCGGTGATCTGCACCGACAAGACCGGCACCTTGACCGAAAACAAGATGACGGCGACCCGGGTCTGGACGCTGGACCGCATCTATCAGGTGACTGGCACCGGCTATGACCCTGCGGGTCATATTGCCCACGGCGGCGCGGTTACCGGCGCGCGGGAGGATGCGGTGCTGGCAGAGCTGCTGGCGGCGGGGCTGACCTGCACCCATGCCAGCCTGCACCGCGAGGGCGATCACTGGCAGATGACCGGCGCCCCGACCGAGGGCGCGCTGGTGACCCTCGGCTACAAGGGCTGGGCAGAGCTGCCGCCGCCGGATGCGGTGCTGGCGGAACTACCCTTCAGCAGCGAACGCAAGCGGATGAGCGTGCTGGTAAAGGACGGCGGCGGTGAAAAGGTCCTGACCAAAGGGGCGCCGGAGCAGGTCCTGGGCCTTTGCACAAGGGTGCTGGCGCAGGACGGCCCGCGCGTTCTGGGGGCAGGGGAGAGGGCAGCCATCACCGAAGCCTATGAGGCGATGGCCGCAGAAGGGCTGCGTGTGATCGGTCTTGCAACTGGTGCGGCGCAGGGCGGCGGGATTGCCGAACAGGACATGACCTTTCTCGGGCTGGCGGGGCTGATTGACCCGCCTCGGCCGGAGGTGCGGGCGGCCATCGCCGCCGCCCGGTCGGCGGGCATCCGGGTGATCATGATCACCGGCGACAGCCCGCTGACCGCCGGGGCCATCGCACGCCAGCTGGGGCTGCCTGCCGCAAAGATACTGACCGGCGATGCGCTGGAGGCGCTGGAAGACGCGGAGCTGGACCAGCTGTTGCAGCAGGATGTTCTGTTTGCCCGCACAAGGCCAGCGCATAAGATGCGGATCGTCTCGGCCTTGCAGGGACAGCATCAGATCGTGGCGATGACCGGCGACGGGGTGAACGATGCGCCGGCCCTGAAACAGGCCGACATCGGCGTCTCGATGGGGGTGCGGGGCACGGATGTGGCTAAGGATGCCTCTGACCTGGTGCTGCTCGATGACAATTTCGCCACCATCGTGCGGGCCATCGGCGAGGGGCGGCGGCAGTTCACCAATGTGCGCAAATTCGTGCGCTACCTCTTGTCCTCCAACGCGGGCGAGGTGATTGCGCTGCTGATCAATATCCTGATCGGCGGCCCGCTGATCTTTCTGGCGACCCAAATTCTGTGGATGAACCTGGTGACTGACGGGGTGACGGCGGTGGCGCTGGGGCTGGAGAAGGGTGAGCCGGACCAGATGCAGCATCCGCCGCGGGGGAAGGACTCGCCGATTGTGGGCAAGGCCGGCCTGCTGACCATTCTGGCGCTGGGGCTTTATACCGGGCTGGCCAGCCTGTGGCTGTTCCTGCATCTTTTGGACGGCAACGAGGATCTGGCCCGCACCGCAGCCTTTACCGCCATGGTGGTGTTTGAAAAGGCCAGCGTCTTTGCCTTCCGCTCGCTGCATCTGCCGTGCTGGCGGATCGGGGTGTTCAGCAATCCGCTGCTGCTGGCGGCGCTGGTGGTGACCATCGGAGCGCAGGTGGCGGCGGTCTACTGGCCGCCGCTACAGGTGATGCTGCACACGGTGCCGCTGCAAGGGGAGCACTGGGGGCTGATCGCGCTGCTGGTGCTGCCCATCCTGCTGGTGCCGGAGGGGCTGAAAACCCTGCGTTATCTCAGTGGTCAACGCCAGCGGAGGGCAGCGGCGGCGGCTTGA
- a CDS encoding delta-class carbonic anhydrase: protein MTIQRVLAAVAGAALTVATLAHAADQVGASVIDAQRRALAEAVADQGFGPQSPRDLSSAVGSNKRDFAFAPPASRMNLCNIHFHESAEHKGGEFTKYAGHGDGQGYGTGYLYSGELTAAEVAPYARPVGSTDHGALAPGDTIEVHYVYSTAQVGPGPTLGSCLDVATLNPQLRVETQVMVLVNDPAALDFVRLTKHEFVDGYHQAIHIPQDMGTPVQYTGSTTGPAYNETGSPVQVTWSIRPKVAKVSIASVEAWLGDNAFDEDHAHGVRTLVVNPDLLSPMSR from the coding sequence ATGACCATTCAGAGAGTACTGGCGGCCGTCGCCGGGGCAGCGCTGACTGTCGCGACACTGGCCCATGCGGCGGATCAGGTCGGTGCCAGCGTGATCGACGCGCAGCGGCGGGCGCTGGCAGAGGCGGTTGCGGATCAGGGATTTGGCCCGCAGTCGCCGCGTGATCTCAGCTCGGCGGTGGGATCGAACAAGCGCGATTTTGCATTTGCGCCACCCGCCAGCCGGATGAACCTCTGCAACATCCATTTCCACGAAAGCGCAGAGCACAAGGGTGGTGAATTCACCAAATATGCCGGACATGGCGATGGTCAGGGCTATGGCACCGGGTATCTTTATTCAGGCGAGCTGACAGCGGCCGAGGTGGCCCCCTATGCCCGTCCGGTTGGTAGCACCGACCATGGCGCACTGGCGCCCGGTGACACGATCGAGGTGCATTATGTCTACAGCACGGCGCAGGTGGGACCGGGGCCGACGCTGGGATCCTGTCTGGATGTCGCCACGCTGAACCCGCAGCTGCGGGTCGAAACTCAGGTGATGGTGCTGGTCAATGATCCTGCCGCGCTGGATTTCGTGAGGCTGACCAAACATGAGTTTGTCGATGGCTATCATCAGGCGATCCATATTCCGCAGGATATGGGTACGCCGGTGCAATATACCGGATCGACGACCGGTCCGGCCTATAATGAGACCGGCTCTCCCGTGCAGGTCACCTGGAGCATTCGCCCCAAGGTGGCCAAGGTGAGCATTGCCTCGGTGGAGGCATGGTTGGGCGACAATGCCTTTGACGAAGATCATGCCCATGGCGTGCGCACCCTCGTGGTCAATCCCGATCTGCTGTCGCCGATGTCCCGCTAG
- a CDS encoding VIT1/CCC1 transporter family protein, which produces MTSVKAAGATPGHPAGMEKDHGHSKDDRRRLYEVEKRHIRQYPEGEREELRQIFQELGLSGDVLEGAVASVTAKPEKWIALMLTSEYGLAPAEPNPVAAALTTFAAFMAAGIVPLLPFILGLPDPFLTAALATGAVFFGIGASKSVWSLAPWWKSGLETLAIGSCAAAVAYLAGSLFRV; this is translated from the coding sequence TTGACCTCCGTCAAGGCGGCGGGGGCCACTCCGGGGCATCCTGCGGGCATGGAGAAGGATCACGGTCACAGCAAGGACGACCGGCGGCGTCTCTACGAGGTGGAAAAGCGTCATATTCGCCAGTACCCGGAGGGTGAGCGCGAGGAGCTGCGCCAGATCTTTCAGGAGCTGGGGCTGAGCGGCGACGTGCTGGAGGGCGCGGTGGCATCGGTGACCGCCAAGCCGGAGAAATGGATCGCGCTGATGCTGACCAGCGAATATGGGCTGGCGCCGGCAGAACCCAACCCGGTGGCGGCGGCGCTGACGACTTTTGCGGCGTTCATGGCGGCGGGCATCGTGCCGCTTCTGCCGTTCATTCTGGGGCTGCCCGATCCGTTCCTGACCGCCGCGCTGGCCACCGGGGCGGTGTTTTTCGGCATTGGCGCCAGCAAGAGCGTCTGGTCGCTGGCGCCCTGGTGGAAATCCGGGCTGGAGACATTGGCAATCGGTTCCTGCGCCGCTGCTGTCGCCTATCTGGCAGGCAGCCTGTTCCGGGTCTGA
- a CDS encoding response regulator transcription factor translates to MNILLVEDEERVADFIRRGLKAEGFSVEHVVDGELALGFLQTRDFDVVILDLMLPGISGIEVCQRMRARANTTPVLMLTALDSTDERVAGLRIGADDYLPKPFDFEELVARLEALHRRRVGYGSTPDDEVITHRGLSFDPRALEFYVDGRPVALSSKERELAVLLIKNIGRALSRERILNAVWGTQSDPMTNIVDVYIGRLRKKFGPEGDAIVTLRGAGYRLD, encoded by the coding sequence ATGAATATTCTGCTTGTAGAGGATGAAGAGCGCGTAGCCGATTTCATACGCCGGGGGTTGAAGGCTGAGGGCTTCAGCGTCGAGCACGTGGTGGATGGCGAACTGGCGCTGGGGTTCCTGCAAACACGCGACTTTGATGTGGTGATCCTCGATCTGATGCTGCCGGGGATCTCCGGCATCGAGGTCTGCCAGCGGATGCGCGCCCGCGCCAATACCACCCCTGTTCTGATGCTCACCGCGCTGGATTCAACCGACGAACGGGTCGCGGGCCTGCGCATCGGTGCCGACGACTACCTGCCCAAACCCTTCGATTTTGAGGAGCTGGTCGCAAGGCTGGAGGCGCTGCATCGCCGCCGGGTCGGCTATGGGAGCACACCCGACGATGAGGTGATCACCCATCGCGGCCTCTCCTTTGATCCCCGCGCGCTGGAATTCTACGTGGACGGCCGCCCGGTCGCGCTCTCCAGCAAGGAGCGCGAGCTGGCCGTGCTGCTGATCAAGAACATTGGCCGCGCCCTCAGCCGGGAACGCATTCTGAATGCGGTCTGGGGCACGCAGTCGGACCCGATGACCAATATCGTTGATGTCTATATCGGCCGCCTGCGCAAGAAATTCGGCCCCGAAGGTGACGCCATCGTGACCCTGCGCGGCGCCGGGTATCGGCTCGATTGA
- a CDS encoding MFS transporter produces MASPLLLRNRNYRLLFTAGALTNLGDGFILLALPWLATLMTRDPVAIAAVAAAGRLPWLFFALPAGVIADMADRRKLIARADLLRAVIVLAILMLALSAPAAGAIWALAGLAFLLGAAEVIRDNAAQTILPDIVASSDLEAANGQMWTAEQLTGQFIGPPLAGLLIAVGIAIPFGLDVVVLVLAAGFVWLISLSPRAPVQQSFGKALMQGITFMRGDGLLLRLAVVLGIANFLATATITVEVLFAQEVLGLGPTEYGFVLSVAALGAVTGSLIAPRLSRLIGVQPCLYLSIAGWAVGYALIGVSSSGIIMALAMFGVMAAAMVWNVITVSWRQRRIPSELLGRVNSIYRCFGWGSMPLGALTGGAVVALLEPELGRDLALRAPFLISASCCGLLLVYAALRLRLD; encoded by the coding sequence ATGGCCTCCCCGCTCCTGCTTCGTAACCGCAATTACCGGCTGCTGTTCACAGCCGGGGCGCTGACCAACCTCGGCGATGGGTTCATCCTGCTGGCGCTGCCCTGGCTGGCAACGCTGATGACCCGCGATCCGGTGGCGATTGCCGCCGTGGCCGCAGCCGGTCGCCTGCCCTGGCTGTTCTTTGCGCTGCCCGCCGGGGTGATCGCGGATATGGCCGACCGGCGCAAGCTGATAGCCCGCGCCGACCTGCTGCGCGCCGTGATCGTGCTCGCCATCCTCATGCTCGCGCTCAGCGCGCCGGCCGCCGGGGCCATCTGGGCGCTGGCCGGCCTGGCCTTCCTCCTTGGCGCGGCGGAGGTGATCCGCGACAATGCCGCCCAGACCATCCTGCCCGATATCGTTGCCAGCTCCGATCTTGAGGCGGCAAATGGCCAGATGTGGACCGCCGAACAGCTCACCGGCCAGTTCATCGGGCCGCCGCTCGCCGGCCTGCTGATCGCGGTCGGCATCGCTATTCCCTTTGGACTGGATGTGGTCGTGCTGGTGCTGGCGGCCGGTTTTGTCTGGCTGATCAGCCTGTCGCCGCGCGCGCCGGTTCAGCAGAGCTTTGGCAAGGCGCTGATGCAGGGCATCACCTTCATGCGCGGCGATGGGCTGCTGCTGCGGCTGGCGGTCGTGCTTGGCATCGCCAATTTCCTCGCCACCGCAACCATCACCGTAGAGGTGCTTTTCGCGCAGGAGGTGCTTGGCCTCGGCCCTACCGAATACGGGTTTGTCCTGTCGGTTGCCGCCCTTGGTGCTGTGACCGGCAGCCTGATTGCGCCGCGCCTCAGCCGCCTGATCGGGGTGCAGCCCTGCCTTTACCTGTCGATTGCGGGCTGGGCGGTTGGCTATGCGCTGATCGGTGTCAGCAGCAGCGGCATCATCATGGCGCTGGCGATGTTTGGCGTGATGGCGGCGGCGATGGTCTGGAACGTGATCACCGTCTCCTGGCGCCAGCGCCGCATCCCCTCCGAACTGCTGGGCCGGGTGAACAGCATCTACCGCTGCTTTGGCTGGGGCTCGATGCCGCTTGGCGCGCTGACGGGCGGTGCCGTCGTGGCGCTGCTGGAACCGGAGCTTGGCCGCGACCTCGCCCTGCGCGCGCCTTTCCTGATCTCGGCCAGCTGCTGCGGCCTCCTGCTGGTCTATGCCGCGCTCCGGCTGCGGCTGGACTGA
- a CDS encoding ABC transporter permease: MQRLSRIVWLGLKEMMSLRRDWVMMALLVWSFTLSPVMEATGVATSVNNASIAFADEDNSPLSRTLAEAFFPPEFQPVVQIEPGTGAARMDAGDFLFVVAVPPGFEKDLRAARVPEIQVLIDATAMEQAGIGVHYITSILSAEIRRFAIGADLAQPQPLGIIIRSAFNPNRDTMRFAGINALIGQIMWLTTILTGAAMIREREHGTIEHLLAMPLSPFDIAVAKIWANAAVVLVAGALSLGFVMQGVLGITIAGSKILFLCGTALFLFTATALGVFLATVARSMAQFALLVMLTILPMLMLSGGETPVESQPDWLQAITTLLPSRHYMAASQAIVFKGAGVETVWPEFLWMALLGAALLATSLLLFRRSVAQDR; encoded by the coding sequence ATGCAGCGCCTGTCCCGCATAGTCTGGCTCGGCCTCAAGGAGATGATGAGCCTGCGCCGCGACTGGGTGATGATGGCGCTTCTGGTCTGGTCCTTCACCCTGTCGCCGGTGATGGAGGCAACGGGCGTGGCAACCTCGGTCAACAACGCCTCGATCGCCTTTGCGGATGAGGACAACTCGCCCCTGTCGCGCACCCTGGCGGAGGCGTTCTTTCCGCCCGAATTTCAGCCGGTGGTGCAGATCGAACCCGGCACCGGCGCCGCCCGGATGGATGCGGGCGATTTTCTGTTTGTGGTGGCGGTGCCGCCCGGCTTTGAGAAGGACCTGCGCGCCGCCCGGGTGCCGGAAATCCAGGTGCTGATCGACGCCACCGCGATGGAACAGGCGGGCATTGGCGTCCATTACATCACCAGTATTCTCAGCGCCGAGATCCGCCGCTTTGCCATCGGCGCCGATCTGGCCCAGCCGCAGCCCCTTGGCATCATCATCCGCAGCGCCTTCAACCCCAACCGCGACACCATGCGCTTTGCCGGCATCAACGCGCTGATCGGCCAGATCATGTGGCTGACCACGATCCTGACCGGCGCGGCGATGATCCGCGAACGCGAGCACGGCACCATTGAACACCTGCTGGCGATGCCGCTGTCGCCCTTTGACATCGCGGTGGCCAAGATCTGGGCCAACGCTGCCGTGGTGCTGGTTGCGGGGGCGCTGTCGCTGGGTTTTGTGATGCAGGGGGTGCTGGGCATCACCATTGCCGGGTCAAAGATTCTCTTCCTCTGCGGCACGGCGCTGTTTTTGTTCACCGCCACCGCGCTGGGGGTGTTTCTGGCCACGGTCGCGCGTTCGATGGCGCAGTTTGCGCTCTTGGTGATGCTCACGATCCTGCCGATGCTGATGCTGTCGGGCGGCGAAACCCCGGTGGAAAGCCAGCCGGACTGGTTGCAGGCCATCACCACCCTGCTGCCCTCGCGCCATTACATGGCCGCGAGCCAGGCCATCGTGTTCAAGGGCGCAGGGGTTGAAACCGTCTGGCCGGAGTTCCTGTGGATGGCGCTGCTGGGCGCCGCGCTGCTTGCCACCAGCCTGCTGCTGTTCCGCCGCTCGGTGGCGCAGGACCGATAG